The Nitriliruptor alkaliphilus DSM 45188 genome includes a region encoding these proteins:
- a CDS encoding thiamine pyrophosphate-dependent enzyme, which produces MQHDRVAVVEAALDDALAEGTTALPGVTLAPTDRLTGRSELTAVQALELFTDQVTSRALDVAARRLKADGLAHYTISSAGHEDDAVLGALLRPTDPCFLHYRSGGLMVARARHTPDRDPVWDTLLSLCASAEDPASGGRHKVWGSPTAWVPPQTSTIASHLPKAVGAAFTIGRSGRTGAPLPIPGDSVVMCSFGDASANHATALTAINAARYARRRGNPVPILFVCEDNGVGISVDTPSRWIASTFSHLPGLRYVHAAGDLDEVWAATDAAIDGARSRRGPVFLHLETVRLWGHAGSDAEHAYRDLEQIEATEARDPLLRTARQLLATGAATPRQLRTIVADVRARVAELAPRAAARPKLTSVTAVVASLAPGDGPEGEAATRAAAATEVAGDVRAASFGGTLPEAAATATRRTLAAHVGAALHDELLRRPEALVFGQDVGAKGGVYGVTRGLQARFGADRVFDTLLDETTILGVAQGTGLLGQLPIPEIQYLAYLHNALDQLRGEACSTSFFSAGRYRSPMVVRIAGLAYQKGFGGHFHNDDSIGALRDIPGLILAVPSRGDDAARMLRGAVAMAAAHGRVVAFLEPIALYHERDLYEPGDERWLTTYPDVDEVCLPGEVGVWDPDATDVLLVTYGNGVRMSLRAARRLAAEGVRCRVLDLRWLNPLPVAALAAHARDCAAVVVVDECRTTAGGIADAVVAHLAEAGVRLPLRSVRAHDSYVPLGPAADLVLVQEDDIVAAVRALP; this is translated from the coding sequence GTGCAGCACGACCGTGTCGCCGTCGTCGAGGCAGCGCTCGACGATGCGCTCGCCGAGGGCACCACCGCGCTGCCGGGGGTGACGCTGGCACCGACCGACCGCCTCACCGGACGGTCCGAGCTGACCGCCGTCCAGGCGCTCGAGCTGTTCACCGACCAGGTCACCTCACGAGCGCTCGACGTCGCCGCGCGACGCCTGAAGGCCGACGGGCTGGCGCACTACACGATCTCGAGCGCCGGCCACGAGGACGACGCGGTCCTCGGCGCGCTGCTGCGTCCGACCGACCCGTGCTTCCTGCACTACCGCTCCGGCGGGCTGATGGTGGCACGTGCACGTCACACGCCCGACCGTGACCCGGTCTGGGACACCCTGCTGAGCCTGTGCGCCTCCGCGGAGGACCCGGCGTCCGGTGGGCGGCACAAGGTCTGGGGCAGTCCCACCGCGTGGGTCCCGCCCCAGACGTCCACGATCGCCTCCCACCTGCCGAAGGCCGTGGGCGCGGCCTTCACCATCGGCCGCTCCGGGCGGACGGGCGCCCCGCTGCCGATCCCCGGTGACAGCGTGGTGATGTGCTCGTTCGGGGACGCATCGGCCAACCACGCCACCGCGCTGACCGCCATCAACGCCGCCCGGTACGCCCGCCGCCGCGGCAACCCGGTACCCATCCTGTTCGTCTGCGAGGACAACGGCGTCGGCATCTCTGTGGACACCCCGAGCCGGTGGATCGCCAGCACGTTCTCGCACCTCCCCGGCCTCAGGTACGTCCACGCCGCGGGTGACCTCGACGAGGTGTGGGCCGCGACCGACGCAGCCATCGACGGCGCCCGGTCCCGGCGAGGTCCGGTGTTCCTCCACCTCGAGACGGTCCGCCTGTGGGGCCACGCCGGCAGCGACGCCGAGCACGCCTACCGCGACCTCGAGCAGATCGAGGCGACCGAAGCCCGCGACCCGCTGCTGCGCACCGCCCGGCAGCTGCTCGCCACGGGGGCAGCCACCCCGCGGCAGCTGCGCACGATCGTCGCCGACGTCCGCGCCCGCGTCGCCGAGCTCGCGCCGCGGGCAGCGGCCCGTCCCAAGCTCACGTCGGTGACGGCCGTGGTGGCGTCGCTCGCGCCGGGCGACGGGCCCGAGGGGGAGGCGGCGACCCGTGCCGCCGCGGCCACCGAGGTCGCCGGCGACGTGCGCGCCGCCAGCTTCGGCGGGACGCTGCCCGAAGCCGCCGCGACCGCGACCCGCCGGACCCTGGCCGCCCACGTCGGCGCGGCGCTGCACGACGAGCTGTTGCGCCGCCCCGAGGCGCTGGTGTTCGGACAGGACGTCGGCGCCAAGGGGGGCGTGTACGGCGTGACCCGTGGCCTGCAGGCACGGTTCGGCGCTGACCGGGTCTTCGACACCCTCCTGGACGAGACCACGATCCTCGGTGTCGCGCAGGGAACCGGGCTGCTCGGGCAGCTGCCGATCCCCGAGATCCAGTACCTCGCCTACCTCCACAACGCGCTCGACCAGTTGCGCGGCGAGGCGTGCTCGACCTCGTTCTTCAGCGCGGGCCGGTACCGGTCCCCAATGGTGGTGCGGATCGCCGGCCTGGCTTACCAGAAGGGCTTCGGCGGGCACTTCCACAACGACGACTCGATCGGTGCCCTGCGCGACATCCCGGGCCTGATCCTGGCGGTCCCGTCGCGGGGGGACGACGCGGCGAGGATGCTGCGGGGTGCCGTGGCGATGGCGGCGGCGCACGGCCGCGTCGTGGCGTTCCTGGAACCGATCGCCCTCTACCACGAGCGCGACCTGTACGAGCCCGGTGACGAGAGGTGGCTGACGACCTACCCCGATGTCGACGAGGTGTGCCTGCCCGGTGAGGTCGGCGTGTGGGACCCGGATGCCACCGACGTCCTGCTGGTCACCTACGGCAACGGGGTGCGGATGTCGCTGCGGGCCGCTCGGCGGCTCGCAGCCGAGGGCGTGCGGTGCCGGGTCCTCGACCTGCGGTGGCTGAACCCGCTGCCGGTCGCCGCGCTGGCGGCGCACGCCCGCGACTGCGCCGCGGTGGTCGTGGTCGACGAGTGTCGGACCACCGCCGGCGGCATCGCCGACGCCGTCGTGGCCCACCTCGCCGAGGCCGGTGTCCGTCTGCCCCTCCGGAGCGTCCGGGCACACGACAGCTACGTCCCGCTCGGTCCGGCGGCGGACCTCGTGCTGGTGCAGGAGGACGACATCGTCGCTGCCGTCCGCGCCCTGCCGTGA
- a CDS encoding ABC transporter ATP-binding protein has product MRRSSYTDFNALEDVSFTIHHGESVAVIGHNGSGKSTLLKILARILPPDQGVAITNGRVASLLELGAGFHGDLSGRENIYLNGAILGLSRSEIDDRFDEIVDVAGIRPLLDTAVRTYSSGLYVRLGFAIAVTVDPDILLVDEVLAVGDAEFQDRSLDRMKRFRDAGKTFVLVSHDLDAVREMCDRAIVLDHGRMVFDGNVSEGVELYRQRVASAAAPRAPSRTSRRVRIEEVLLLDSDGDPVTEVSPSAAMTLRVRLRALEDIGTCGVGIAVSRGDGTHLYELHTTWQGIGIGPLAPEQEATVDVRFAARLLAGHFTIAVSVTDRAARETWAVAADAARFAVRPAPGGAGLVDLGGSSAVTEGPVRRLGDSTTTGPIPLARIERRRRSGA; this is encoded by the coding sequence ATGCGCCGGTCGAGCTACACCGACTTCAACGCCCTCGAGGACGTCTCCTTCACCATCCACCACGGCGAATCGGTCGCCGTCATCGGCCACAACGGCAGCGGCAAGTCGACCCTGCTCAAGATCCTCGCCCGGATCCTGCCGCCGGACCAGGGCGTGGCGATCACCAACGGTCGCGTCGCGTCGCTGCTCGAACTGGGCGCCGGGTTCCACGGCGACCTGTCCGGCCGCGAGAACATCTACCTCAACGGGGCGATCCTCGGCCTGTCCCGCAGCGAGATCGACGACCGTTTCGACGAGATCGTCGACGTCGCGGGCATCCGCCCGCTGCTCGACACGGCGGTGCGGACCTACTCCTCGGGCCTGTACGTCCGTCTCGGGTTCGCGATCGCGGTCACCGTCGACCCCGACATCCTCCTGGTCGACGAGGTGCTGGCCGTCGGTGACGCGGAGTTCCAGGACCGTAGCCTCGACCGGATGAAGCGGTTCCGCGACGCGGGCAAGACCTTCGTGCTCGTCAGCCACGACCTCGACGCCGTCCGTGAGATGTGCGACCGGGCCATCGTGCTCGACCATGGGCGGATGGTCTTCGACGGCAACGTGAGCGAGGGGGTCGAGCTGTACCGGCAGCGGGTGGCATCGGCGGCGGCACCCCGGGCGCCCTCGCGAACCTCGCGGCGGGTGCGTATCGAGGAGGTCCTGCTCCTCGACTCCGACGGCGATCCGGTCACCGAGGTGTCCCCGTCCGCCGCGATGACGCTGCGCGTCAGGCTCCGTGCGCTCGAGGACATCGGCACCTGCGGCGTGGGGATCGCCGTCAGCCGCGGCGACGGCACCCACCTCTACGAGCTGCACACCACCTGGCAGGGCATCGGGATCGGACCGCTCGCACCCGAGCAGGAGGCCACCGTCGACGTGCGCTTCGCAGCGCGGCTCCTCGCCGGGCACTTCACGATCGCCGTCTCGGTCACCGACCGTGCCGCGCGCGAGACCTGGGCCGTGGCCGCCGACGCCGCCAGGTTCGCCGTCCGGCCCGCCCCGGGAGGCGCCGGGCTGGTGGACCTCGGCGGCTCGTCCGCGGTGACCGAGGGTCCCGTTCGGCGTCTCGGTGACTCGACGACGACGGGGCCCATCCCCCTGGCGCGCATCGAACGCCGTCGCCGCAGCGGTGCCTGA
- a CDS encoding glycosyltransferase has translation MRRIARVVAVVVSWRQVDQLDACLAALDAQSHVDLDVVVVDNASGDGSLELLTTAAAAARRHPLTVVANPTNRGFAGGVHDGLVAAPRPADAVWLVNVDCVPDPDHLARLVAVLDTEPRCASVQGRLDRNVRTADGGVIVDSTGVVATRARLFRDRDEGRRAADVERSAGEVFGVTGACALLRTAALEDVAWAGEGPWTRRALTEDLFAYFDDVDLAWRLQRLGWRSRYEPAATATHERGGAGPRRSAFVEELNAANRLLVVGTHDTSRTIGRSWPVVLATTTLKLGELLLTVPSAWLPALRRVRRGWGAARSRHRELEARARVPARAVVERWFEPFVWGPWIATWWRRVRGRAPGVAGGGRPPT, from the coding sequence GTGCGGCGCATCGCCCGGGTCGTCGCGGTGGTCGTCAGCTGGCGGCAGGTCGACCAGCTCGACGCGTGCTTGGCCGCGCTGGACGCCCAGAGCCACGTCGACCTCGACGTGGTGGTGGTCGACAACGCCTCGGGGGACGGCAGCCTCGAGCTGCTCACCACCGCCGCTGCTGCTGCCCGCCGCCACCCGCTGACGGTCGTCGCCAACCCGACCAACCGGGGGTTCGCCGGGGGTGTCCACGACGGACTGGTGGCTGCTCCGCGACCGGCCGACGCGGTCTGGTTGGTCAACGTGGACTGCGTCCCGGACCCGGACCATCTGGCCCGGCTCGTGGCCGTGCTCGACACCGAGCCACGATGCGCGTCGGTCCAGGGTCGGCTCGACCGCAACGTCCGGACGGCTGACGGTGGCGTGATCGTCGACTCGACCGGCGTGGTGGCGACCCGGGCCCGGCTGTTCCGTGACCGGGACGAGGGGCGCCGCGCCGCCGATGTCGAGCGCTCTGCCGGCGAGGTGTTCGGTGTCACCGGCGCCTGCGCGCTGCTGCGCACCGCTGCGCTCGAGGACGTCGCATGGGCGGGGGAGGGGCCGTGGACGAGGCGGGCCCTGACCGAGGACCTGTTCGCCTACTTCGACGACGTCGACCTCGCCTGGCGGCTGCAGCGCCTCGGGTGGCGCAGCCGCTACGAGCCGGCCGCGACCGCGACGCACGAGCGGGGCGGCGCCGGACCTCGACGCAGCGCGTTCGTCGAGGAGCTCAACGCCGCCAACCGGCTGCTGGTCGTGGGTACCCACGACACGTCACGGACCATCGGCCGCTCCTGGCCCGTGGTGCTGGCCACCACCACGCTGAAGCTCGGCGAGCTGCTGCTGACCGTCCCGTCGGCCTGGCTGCCCGCCCTGCGCAGGGTGCGTCGGGGTTGGGGCGCCGCCCGGTCCCGCCACCGCGAGCTGGAGGCGCGAGCTCGCGTCCCGGCCAGGGCGGTCGTCGAGCGCTGGTTCGAGCCCTTCGTCTGGGGCCCGTGGATCGCCACCTGGTGGCGGCGGGTCCGAGGCCGCGCCCCCGGTGTCGCAGGTGGCGGCCGCCCCCCGACCTGA
- the cofD gene encoding 2-phospho-L-lactate transferase, which translates to MRVYAVLAGGVGAARFLRGLLRVVPADEVVAIVNVGDDLTHLGLRICPDLDSITYWLGGVVHPEQQWGRADESHVVAGELARLGHEPWFTLGDRDLGVHLHRTARLAEGVPLSVITDEVRRAFGVEVRLLPATDDPVETRIRTVDGRDLHFQEYWVRERAAPEVASVVLAGADRATAGPDVIETLLDAEAVLLAPSNPVVSVGTILAVNGIAAALHQTPAPVVGVSPIIGGEVVRGMAHRLLPAVGAEVSAAGVAQHYGHRAAGGVLDGWVVDTRDQDQLEAVRAAGIAARATDTMMDDPEVAAALARVCLDLATELEAGA; encoded by the coding sequence GTGCGTGTGTACGCGGTACTGGCCGGGGGGGTCGGGGCGGCGCGCTTCCTGCGCGGCCTGCTCCGCGTGGTCCCGGCGGACGAAGTGGTCGCCATCGTCAACGTCGGTGACGACCTGACCCACCTCGGCCTGCGGATCTGTCCCGACCTCGACTCGATCACCTACTGGCTCGGCGGCGTGGTCCACCCCGAACAGCAGTGGGGCCGCGCCGACGAGAGCCACGTCGTCGCCGGCGAGCTGGCCAGGCTCGGGCACGAGCCGTGGTTCACCCTCGGCGACCGTGACCTCGGCGTGCACCTGCACCGCACGGCACGGTTGGCCGAGGGGGTGCCCCTGTCGGTGATCACCGACGAGGTCCGACGTGCCTTCGGCGTCGAGGTCCGGCTGCTGCCGGCCACCGATGACCCGGTCGAGACCCGCATCCGGACCGTCGACGGCCGCGACCTGCACTTCCAGGAGTACTGGGTCCGTGAGCGCGCTGCTCCGGAGGTCGCCTCGGTGGTCCTCGCCGGCGCCGACCGCGCCACGGCCGGCCCGGACGTGATCGAGACCCTGCTCGACGCCGAGGCCGTGCTGCTCGCCCCGTCGAACCCGGTGGTCTCGGTGGGCACGATCCTCGCGGTCAACGGCATCGCGGCCGCGCTCCACCAGACCCCGGCACCCGTGGTCGGTGTCTCACCCATCATCGGCGGTGAGGTCGTGCGCGGCATGGCCCACCGGCTGCTACCCGCGGTCGGTGCGGAGGTCTCGGCCGCGGGCGTCGCGCAGCACTACGGCCACCGAGCCGCCGGTGGTGTGCTCGACGGCTGGGTGGTCGACACCCGCGACCAGGATCAGCTCGAGGCCGTGCGCGCGGCCGGCATCGCCGCGCGGGCGACCGACACCATGATGGACGACCCCGAGGTGGCAGCGGCGCTGGCGCGGGTCTGCCTCGACCTGGCCACCGAGCTCGAGGCCGGCGCGTGA
- a CDS encoding ABC transporter permease, giving the protein MAVDAPVGGPTGRRGLRSPSSKLGELWRARELLEQLVRKELKVRYKNSSLGFLWSMLTPALMTVVFSIVFGIVIRIPVEDFAAFFLAGYLLWQFFQNSCQGAIHSIVGNGDLVKKVYFPREVLPLSHVFSQLAHLLLALLVVSPYLIATRGWTVLTHLPATLLAIALLTVFTSGVAMLLAGVNVVFRDLQELFVVLYLVWFYTTPVLYPLALVEAELQGHRLEWLVMILRANPMTWFVEAFRAPLYGDVVVSAAGSGEPVVSMLPTWPSLGTIAILLLWAVGAFAVGYTVFLRRARTFAKEV; this is encoded by the coding sequence TTGGCGGTCGACGCACCGGTGGGCGGACCCACCGGCCGCCGCGGTCTGCGGTCGCCGTCCAGCAAGCTCGGTGAGCTGTGGCGCGCGCGCGAGCTGCTCGAGCAGCTCGTGCGCAAGGAGCTGAAGGTCCGCTACAAGAACTCGAGCCTCGGGTTCCTGTGGTCGATGCTGACCCCGGCGCTGATGACCGTGGTCTTCAGCATCGTGTTCGGCATCGTGATCCGCATCCCGGTCGAGGACTTCGCCGCCTTCTTCCTCGCCGGTTACCTGCTGTGGCAGTTCTTCCAGAACTCCTGCCAGGGCGCGATCCACTCCATCGTCGGCAACGGTGACCTCGTCAAGAAGGTGTACTTCCCGCGCGAGGTGCTACCCCTGTCGCACGTGTTCAGCCAGCTCGCCCACCTGCTGCTCGCGTTGCTGGTGGTCAGCCCGTACCTGATCGCGACGCGTGGCTGGACGGTCCTGACCCACCTGCCGGCCACGTTGCTCGCCATCGCGCTGCTGACCGTCTTCACGTCGGGCGTGGCGATGCTGCTCGCCGGTGTGAACGTCGTCTTCCGCGACCTGCAGGAGCTGTTCGTCGTCCTCTACCTCGTCTGGTTCTACACCACCCCGGTGCTGTACCCGCTGGCGCTCGTCGAGGCCGAGCTGCAGGGGCACCGGCTGGAGTGGCTCGTCATGATCCTCCGCGCGAACCCGATGACCTGGTTCGTCGAAGCGTTCCGGGCGCCCCTCTACGGCGACGTGGTCGTCAGTGCGGCGGGCAGCGGCGAGCCCGTCGTCTCGATGCTGCCGACGTGGCCCTCGCTCGGCACCATCGCCATCCTGCTGCTGTGGGCCGTCGGCGCGTTCGCGGTGGGATACACCGTGTTCCTGCGACGTGCCCGGACCTTCGCCAAGGAGGTCTGA
- a CDS encoding coenzyme F420-0:L-glutamate ligase: protein MTRRIEVVALPTDVRFGPGDDLVGALLDAAADAGVDLRDGDVVCVASKVVSLVEDATVPLPDGDPRTARREVARAHAARIVADTPGVLVTETTHGFVSANGGIDASNVADTDERARALLLPSDPDASAARVRDGLRARTGVEVGVIVTDTFGRPWRLGQTEVALGVAGTAAVRDERGGTDLDGALLEVTEAAVADEVAGAADLVRTKASGTPFVLVRGLDATSPHGTGQDLVRPADQDLFRTGGPTAAEAAIGGRRTVRLFDPARPVPEGPLHAAVAAAATAPAPHHTRPWRVLRLADTTRARLLDAMATRWRQDLAGDGTDPAVIARRLARSDAVLRAAPTLLVPFVTLDGAHHYPDERRTTGERDLFVLSGGAALQNLQVVLAAHGLGAAWISSTAFCPDTVREVLELPGTWQPLGAVAVGYPSPEAGSPRPRPPVDVTELLLDR from the coding sequence GTGACGCGACGGATCGAGGTCGTGGCCCTCCCCACCGACGTGCGGTTCGGACCCGGTGATGACCTCGTCGGCGCCCTGCTGGATGCCGCGGCCGACGCTGGCGTGGACCTGCGGGACGGCGACGTGGTCTGCGTGGCCTCCAAGGTGGTCAGTCTGGTCGAGGACGCGACCGTCCCCCTCCCGGACGGCGACCCGCGGACGGCCCGTCGCGAGGTCGCCCGTGCCCACGCGGCCCGCATCGTGGCCGACACACCCGGGGTCCTGGTCACCGAGACGACGCACGGCTTCGTCAGCGCCAACGGCGGGATCGACGCCTCGAACGTCGCCGACACCGACGAGCGGGCCCGCGCGCTGCTGCTGCCGTCGGACCCGGACGCGTCGGCGGCTCGCGTGCGTGACGGGCTGCGCGCCCGCACCGGTGTCGAGGTCGGGGTCATCGTCACCGACACCTTCGGCCGACCCTGGCGGCTCGGCCAGACCGAGGTCGCCCTCGGCGTGGCCGGGACGGCGGCCGTCCGCGACGAGCGTGGCGGCACCGACCTCGACGGTGCCCTGCTCGAGGTCACGGAGGCCGCGGTCGCCGACGAGGTTGCCGGCGCGGCGGACCTGGTGCGGACCAAGGCGAGCGGCACGCCGTTCGTGCTGGTCCGGGGCCTGGACGCGACGAGCCCCCACGGCACCGGTCAGGACCTCGTCCGCCCCGCGGACCAGGACCTGTTCCGCACGGGCGGCCCCACCGCAGCCGAGGCAGCGATCGGGGGCCGGCGCACGGTGCGGCTGTTCGACCCGGCACGGCCGGTGCCCGAGGGACCCCTGCACGCCGCCGTCGCCGCCGCGGCGACCGCACCGGCACCCCACCACACCAGGCCCTGGCGGGTCCTACGCCTCGCCGACACGACCCGCGCCCGGCTGCTCGACGCCATGGCGACGCGGTGGCGGCAGGACCTGGCGGGCGACGGCACCGATCCCGCGGTGATCGCCCGCCGCCTGGCTCGTTCGGACGCGGTCCTGCGTGCGGCGCCGACGCTGCTGGTGCCGTTCGTGACCCTCGACGGCGCCCACCACTACCCCGACGAGCGACGTACCACCGGCGAGCGCGACCTGTTCGTCCTGTCCGGCGGAGCCGCGCTCCAGAACCTCCAGGTGGTCCTGGCAGCCCACGGGCTCGGGGCGGCGTGGATCTCCTCGACCGCGTTCTGCCCCGACACCGTTCGCGAGGTCCTGGAGCTGCCGGGGACCTGGCAGCCGCTCGGTGCCGTGGCCGTCGGGTACCCCTCGCCCGAAGCCGGATCCCCGAGACCACGCCCGCCGGTCGACGTGACCGAGCTGCTGCTCGACCGCTGA
- a CDS encoding DUF3105 domain-containing protein, giving the protein MAERERMTNKERRAAGREERKRKEAEAKAKAKRDQIRNSAITAVVVLIVGVIVFQAVRPDPAVLDEAILVSSEAAEEAREAAGCEMLAERDPLPERYHFEASAAPDPDTIYPDIRPTHSGPHTVQTTPASLDGFSRQIDERSSTHNLEHGAVIVWHDPDQTDGGEIARWGEVLNANGFGDTAARTGSAILTAPYEDPGISSGKAIAFRAWGTAMDCDEFDQTVANAFVAQNFGTRGIGPERHHYPADTLEFSDLDVGDTPSEEAPIDGDMPETVPEDELEDELGEENVEDATDEIEDGDQEAADGEG; this is encoded by the coding sequence GTGGCCGAGCGCGAACGCATGACCAACAAGGAACGCCGCGCGGCGGGCCGCGAGGAGCGCAAGCGCAAGGAGGCCGAGGCGAAGGCCAAGGCCAAGCGCGACCAGATCCGCAACAGCGCCATCACGGCGGTCGTCGTGCTGATCGTCGGTGTGATCGTCTTCCAGGCGGTCAGGCCGGACCCTGCCGTCCTCGACGAAGCGATCCTGGTCAGCTCCGAGGCCGCCGAGGAGGCGCGCGAGGCCGCCGGCTGCGAGATGCTCGCCGAGCGCGATCCGCTGCCCGAGCGCTACCACTTCGAGGCCTCCGCCGCCCCGGATCCCGACACGATCTACCCCGACATCCGTCCGACGCACTCCGGGCCGCACACCGTGCAGACCACACCGGCCAGCCTCGACGGGTTCTCCCGGCAGATCGACGAGCGGTCCAGCACCCACAACCTCGAACACGGTGCGGTGATCGTCTGGCACGACCCGGACCAGACCGACGGCGGCGAGATCGCCCGCTGGGGCGAGGTGCTCAACGCCAACGGCTTCGGCGACACCGCCGCGAGGACCGGCTCGGCGATCCTGACCGCGCCGTACGAGGACCCGGGTATCAGCTCGGGCAAGGCGATCGCGTTCCGTGCCTGGGGCACCGCGATGGACTGCGACGAGTTCGACCAGACCGTCGCCAACGCGTTCGTCGCCCAGAACTTCGGGACGCGCGGCATCGGTCCGGAGCGCCACCACTACCCCGCCGACACCCTCGAGTTCAGCGACCTCGACGTGGGTGACACCCCCAGCGAGGAAGCGCCGATCGACGGCGACATGCCCGAGACCGTGCCCGAGGACGAACTCGAGGACGAGTTGGGTGAGGAGAACGTCGAGGACGCCACCGACGAGATCGAGGACGGCGACCAGGAAGCCGCCGACGGCGAGGGCTGA